One Ardenticatenales bacterium DNA segment encodes these proteins:
- a CDS encoding LysM peptidoglycan-binding domain-containing protein, with translation MSRKLIIFLFLSTVVLAMATFGVMLALSRRPSTPPTPTPPTTEQTVAQSVEDGAMVLNVDGTQVTVKINPEAAVILASEGFVQEEMPAQTLPELPANELEQITEPPPEPTLAPTAVPVFVEPTATLPPVVPAPVDPVIIRAYTVQPGDTLYTVAESQISGVALMAVYGIAADDLTPGNVIQLPVANPAYCPGYRPYVVRESDTVYNISHRFGTTPDVIRDLNRLGADYRIDLAQVLCIP, from the coding sequence ATGTCAAGAAAATTGATTATCTTCTTGTTTTTGAGTACGGTTGTGCTGGCTATGGCGACTTTTGGCGTGATGCTGGCGCTTTCGCGGCGTCCATCTACGCCGCCGACGCCCACGCCGCCGACCACGGAGCAGACCGTGGCCCAGTCTGTCGAGGATGGCGCGATGGTTCTGAATGTAGATGGCACGCAGGTGACGGTGAAAATAAACCCGGAGGCGGCAGTTATTCTGGCAAGTGAGGGTTTTGTGCAGGAGGAAATGCCGGCACAAACCCTCCCGGAACTCCCCGCCAATGAACTCGAACAAATCACCGAACCGCCGCCAGAACCAACACTGGCCCCCACCGCCGTGCCCGTCTTCGTTGAACCCACGGCCACCCTCCCCCCCGTCGTCCCCGCGCCTGTGGACCCGGTCATCATCCGCGCCTACACCGTACAGCCAGGGGATACGCTTTACACCGTTGCCGAAAGCCAGATCAGCGGCGTCGCCCTCATGGCTGTGTATGGCATCGCCGCCGATGACCTCACGCCGGGCAATGTCATCCAACTGCCCGTCGCCAATCCCGCCTACTGCCCGGGCTACCGCCCCTACGTGGTGCGCGAAAGTGACACCGTCTACAACATCAGTCATCGCTTCGGCACGACTCCCGATGTCATACGCGACCTCAACCGCCTCGGCGCTGATTACCGCATCGATCTGGCACAAGTGCTGTGCATTCCATAA
- the der gene encoding ribosome biogenesis GTPase Der, with protein MSRKPLIALVGRPNVGKSTLFNRIVGKRLAVVSETAGTTRDRLYAEAEWIGATFLVVDTGGIELLEGWHTEPLSEDSEQFLPLMREQAEMAIQTADVVIMVVDGRGGLTAADREVGEILRRSRKPIFVAANKLESTKLWDTAYEFYELGLGEVFPVSALHGTGVGDLLDAAVEALPPVDEEAEAKDDSMKVALVGRPNVGKSTLLNKLLGEERAIVSPIAGTTRDAIDIKLTYEGQVVTLVDTAGIRRRGKIDPGVEKYSVLRALRALHRADVALLLIDAVEGLTAQDTHIAGMITEENVSVILLVNKWDAVEKDTFTVNQYTDALRQGLNFMPYVPVLFISALTGQRVNRILPEVLRVHEGRAHRIPTGEMNKIMRDAVSKHAPPSKGGIRVKFFYATQVSVAPPTFVFFVNKPEWVHFSYQRYLENQIRQAYPFPGTPIRLIFRPRSEDRFGKV; from the coding sequence ATGTCCAGAAAACCACTTATCGCCCTGGTGGGGCGGCCCAACGTGGGCAAATCAACTTTATTCAACCGCATCGTGGGCAAACGGCTGGCGGTTGTGTCGGAAACGGCGGGCACGACCCGCGACCGCCTCTATGCGGAGGCGGAGTGGATCGGCGCGACCTTTCTCGTGGTGGATACGGGGGGCATTGAACTCCTGGAAGGGTGGCACACGGAGCCGCTGTCGGAAGATTCGGAGCAGTTTTTGCCCCTGATGCGGGAGCAGGCGGAGATGGCAATCCAGACCGCGGACGTGGTGATCATGGTCGTGGATGGTCGCGGCGGGTTGACGGCGGCTGACCGGGAGGTGGGGGAAATTTTGCGCCGCTCGCGGAAACCGATTTTCGTGGCGGCGAATAAGCTGGAGTCAACGAAGTTGTGGGATACGGCTTACGAGTTTTATGAGTTGGGATTGGGGGAGGTTTTTCCTGTTTCGGCGCTGCATGGGACGGGAGTGGGGGATTTGCTGGATGCGGCGGTGGAGGCGCTGCCGCCCGTTGATGAAGAGGCGGAGGCGAAAGATGATTCGATGAAGGTGGCTCTGGTGGGGCGGCCTAATGTGGGTAAGTCTACGCTGTTGAATAAGTTGTTGGGGGAGGAGCGGGCGATTGTTAGCCCAATTGCCGGCACAACCCGCGACGCCATCGACATCAAATTGACCTACGAAGGGCAGGTGGTGACGCTCGTTGACACGGCGGGCATCCGACGGCGGGGAAAAATCGATCCCGGCGTGGAGAAGTACAGCGTGCTGCGGGCGCTGCGGGCGCTGCACCGGGCCGACGTGGCCTTGCTGCTGATTGATGCCGTGGAGGGTTTGACGGCGCAGGATACGCATATTGCCGGCATGATCACCGAAGAAAACGTCAGCGTCATCCTCCTCGTCAACAAATGGGACGCCGTGGAAAAAGACACCTTCACCGTCAATCAGTACACCGACGCCTTGCGCCAGGGGCTTAACTTCATGCCCTACGTCCCCGTCCTCTTCATCTCCGCCCTCACCGGGCAGCGCGTCAACCGCATCCTACCGGAAGTGCTGCGGGTCCACGAAGGGCGCGCGCACCGCATTCCCACGGGCGAAATGAACAAGATCATGCGCGACGCCGTCAGCAAACATGCCCCGCCCAGTAAAGGCGGCATTCGCGTTAAGTTCTTCTACGCCACCCAGGTCTCCGTGGCTCCCCCCACCTTTGTTTTCTTTGTCAACAAGCCGGAGTGGGTTCATTTTAGCTACCAGCGCTACCTGGAAAACCAGATTCGCCAGGCTTATCCCTTTCCCGGCACGCCCATCAGACTCATTTTCCGTCCTCGCAGCGAAGACAGGTTTGGGAAGGTATGA
- the argF gene encoding ornithine carbamoyltransferase, with amino-acid sequence MEAFALKHFLSIADLSPAELHALLDLARDLKAEWRDGGNKPRLRGKNLALVFQKPSLRTRVSFEMGMVHLGGYAFYLSPNEIKMGGRESIPDVARVLSSYVDGIMARVFAHDHILQLAAHSRVPVINGLSDYNHPAQALSDLFTILEAKGHLDGLRLAYVGDSNNVARSLLFGAAKVGMHFVAASPPGYQLTTEDLALGRQFRVADTDVSMITDPVAAVRDADIIYTDVWTSMGQEAETQQRLQVFPPYQINQALVNHARPDCLVMHCLPAHRGEEITDEVADGPHSVLFPQAENRMHAQKAILVSLMG; translated from the coding sequence ATGGAGGCTTTTGCGTTGAAACACTTCCTGAGCATTGCTGATTTGTCCCCTGCTGAGTTGCACGCCCTGTTGGATTTAGCCCGTGACTTAAAGGCGGAATGGCGCGACGGCGGTAACAAGCCGCGGCTGCGCGGCAAAAACCTGGCGTTGGTGTTCCAGAAACCATCCCTGCGCACGCGCGTCTCTTTTGAAATGGGCATGGTACATTTGGGGGGGTATGCCTTCTATCTGTCTCCAAATGAGATTAAAATGGGGGGGCGGGAGAGTATTCCCGACGTGGCCCGCGTTTTGTCCAGCTACGTGGACGGCATTATGGCTCGCGTCTTCGCGCACGACCACATTCTGCAATTGGCCGCGCACAGCCGCGTGCCCGTGATCAACGGTCTTTCCGACTACAATCACCCGGCGCAGGCGTTATCCGACCTGTTCACGATTCTGGAGGCGAAGGGGCATCTGGATGGGCTGCGGCTGGCGTATGTGGGCGACAGCAATAATGTGGCCCGTTCTCTCTTGTTTGGCGCGGCGAAAGTGGGCATGCACTTTGTGGCGGCCTCGCCGCCCGGCTACCAATTGACGACGGAAGATTTGGCGTTGGGTCGGCAGTTCCGCGTGGCGGATACGGACGTGTCCATGATCACCGATCCGGTGGCGGCGGTGCGGGATGCGGACATCATTTACACGGATGTGTGGACGAGTATGGGGCAGGAGGCGGAAACGCAGCAGCGGCTGCAAGTGTTCCCGCCCTATCAGATAAACCAGGCATTGGTGAATCATGCCCGCCCGGACTGTTTGGTGATGCATTGTTTGCCGGCACATCGTGGCGAAGAGATCACCGACGAAGTGGCCGACGGCCCCCATTCCGTCCTCTTCCCCCAGGCGGAAAACCGGATGCACGCGCAAAAGGCGATCCTGGTGAGCTTGATGGGATAG
- a CDS encoding deoxyguanosinetriphosphate triphosphohydrolase — protein MVFNREQLEEHERLILAPYGLKSADSRGRLYPEHESATRTAFQRDRDRIIHTTAFRRLEYKTQVFVFYEGDHFRTRLTHTLEVAQLGRSLARGLGGNEDLTEAICLAHDLGHPPFGHAGEHILNQLMQGHGGFNHNTQSYRVVTELERRYPGFPGLNLTYETREGMIKHETAYDKSDATGYAPERRPSLEAQIANLADEIAYNAHDLEDGLRAGLFGPDDLRHLTIWQWLKDKVGWEDHHFTDIARHQVIRELIGRLVIDVLHTTAANLEAHQLDTVDKLQLHDNNVVGYSDELQGQVQELKSFLYQNMYRHYRLMRMQAKAEHFVSQLFLAYVNEPGMLPAKTQQRLKEQTVERVVTNYIAGMTDRYALDEWERLFDPYKHA, from the coding sequence ATGGTATTTAATCGAGAACAACTAGAAGAGCATGAACGCCTGATTTTGGCTCCCTATGGCTTGAAGAGCGCCGATTCGCGGGGGCGACTCTACCCGGAACACGAATCCGCCACCCGCACCGCCTTCCAGCGGGATCGGGATCGTATCATTCACACAACCGCTTTTCGCCGCCTGGAGTACAAAACGCAAGTCTTTGTCTTCTACGAAGGAGACCATTTCCGCACGCGCCTGACGCACACGTTGGAAGTCGCCCAACTGGGGCGGTCTTTGGCGCGCGGGTTGGGCGGCAACGAAGACCTGACGGAGGCGATTTGCCTGGCGCACGACCTGGGGCATCCTCCTTTTGGGCATGCCGGTGAGCATATTCTGAACCAGTTGATGCAAGGTCACGGGGGCTTCAACCACAATACGCAAAGCTACCGCGTGGTGACGGAGTTGGAGCGACGGTATCCTGGGTTTCCCGGCTTGAACCTGACGTATGAGACACGGGAAGGGATGATCAAGCATGAGACGGCATATGACAAGAGCGATGCTACGGGCTATGCGCCGGAGCGGCGACCCTCGCTGGAGGCGCAAATTGCGAACCTGGCGGACGAGATCGCTTACAATGCGCACGATCTGGAGGATGGTTTGCGCGCCGGGTTGTTTGGTCCAGACGATCTACGCCATCTGACGATCTGGCAATGGTTGAAGGACAAGGTGGGATGGGAAGATCACCATTTCACGGATATCGCGCGGCATCAGGTGATTCGGGAGCTAATTGGCCGCCTGGTGATAGATGTGTTGCACACGACGGCCGCTAACCTGGAAGCGCACCAGCTAGACACGGTGGATAAGCTGCAATTGCACGACAACAATGTGGTGGGGTATTCTGATGAGTTGCAGGGGCAGGTGCAGGAGTTAAAAAGCTTTCTCTATCAGAACATGTATCGCCATTATCGCTTGATGCGGATGCAGGCGAAGGCGGAGCATTTTGTTTCCCAGTTGTTTCTGGCATATGTGAACGAGCCGGGAATGCTGCCGGCAAAAACGCAGCAGCGGCTCAAGGAACAGACAGTTGAGCGCGTGGTGACGAATTATATTGCCGGCATGACCGACCGCTACGCCCTCGACGAATGGGAAAGACTCTTCGACCCCTACAAGCACGCCTGA
- a CDS encoding tetratricopeptide repeat protein produces the protein MANNRSRYEEALNRGHAFSWDQRWDDAVREFEAAIAEFPAEPAPYAGLGMAFVELGQLDRALEGYKLAARYSQGDIIYLRQVAEVQERLHLAADAGQTYMAIGEILLRQRLLEEAMENWHRAVRLDPHLLGGHQRLATVYQRQGNVRAAIREYLAIARVLQDQGDAGRALQTCQAALKLDPRNADVLTAIELIQHGEEIFVAAEEQSAATDGGMSDAGSKSAMSDDEIVSPVQEARRMALEQLAEELFDEEEEIAPFGDDLHVLSKLERDALLSQALDYQTRGMSNEAISAYEQAIEAGLRSAAVHFNLGLLYQDKLRFEDAIHQFEVSVRDNEYRIASLFSLGECHRARGRIDMALEHFITVLKIVDLGTVQHDQADRLIELYENLSDSLLTKGEPEQATAFANALVEFLSQKGWEDKVKEARARLDALSYGDRTMILGDILTAGSEQVLESLYLSQEYARRGMYTTAIEESYRAIQLSPYYLPAHWQLGEMLARQDRREAASVKFMTIGDAFRVRGDVNGAINAYERVVEINPLDVPIRARLIEMLKRHGQIDRSLEHYMAMGNSYYQLAQVDKARETYQEALKLAPRGSARHNWRARLLRAVAEIDMERLDWRRALLSYRELRAAAPEDERTAMALIDLYYKVGQPENGLRELDRYLIQLVKNQRGGKLLGILQDMVNQRPRDPGLVDRLARLYLQQKRTQDAINVLDKLGEAQLEAGETEKAVATIQKIIKLKPANVSMYIQLLRQLIQPKP, from the coding sequence GTGGCAAATAACCGATCTCGATATGAAGAAGCGCTGAATCGGGGTCACGCTTTCAGCTGGGATCAACGTTGGGACGATGCGGTGCGCGAATTTGAGGCGGCCATCGCGGAGTTTCCCGCGGAACCGGCTCCTTACGCGGGTCTGGGCATGGCCTTCGTGGAATTGGGCCAGCTTGATCGCGCCCTGGAAGGGTATAAGTTGGCCGCGCGGTATTCGCAGGGTGACATCATCTATTTGCGCCAGGTAGCCGAGGTACAGGAGCGGCTGCATCTGGCCGCCGACGCGGGCCAGACGTACATGGCGATAGGCGAGATTTTGCTGCGCCAGCGCCTGCTGGAAGAGGCGATGGAGAACTGGCACCGCGCGGTGCGTCTGGACCCCCATCTGCTGGGGGGGCATCAACGGCTGGCAACGGTTTATCAACGGCAGGGAAACGTGCGCGCCGCGATCCGGGAGTATCTGGCTATCGCGCGTGTTCTGCAAGACCAGGGAGATGCCGGCAGAGCGTTGCAAACATGCCAGGCAGCGCTGAAACTCGACCCACGCAACGCGGACGTCCTCACGGCCATCGAACTCATCCAGCATGGCGAGGAAATCTTCGTCGCCGCCGAGGAGCAATCCGCGGCGACGGATGGGGGAATGAGCGATGCCGGCAGCAAGTCGGCAATGAGCGATGACGAAATCGTCAGCCCGGTACAGGAAGCCCGCCGCATGGCTCTGGAGCAGTTGGCGGAAGAGCTGTTCGACGAAGAAGAGGAGATAGCCCCATTTGGGGACGATCTGCACGTCTTGAGTAAACTGGAGCGGGATGCGTTGCTCAGTCAGGCGCTGGATTACCAGACGCGGGGCATGTCCAATGAAGCCATCAGCGCCTACGAGCAAGCCATCGAAGCAGGGCTGCGCAGCGCCGCCGTTCACTTCAACCTGGGGCTGTTGTACCAGGACAAGCTACGTTTTGAAGACGCTATTCACCAATTCGAGGTGTCGGTGCGGGACAACGAGTACCGCATCGCCAGCCTCTTCTCCCTGGGGGAGTGCCATCGCGCGCGTGGGCGTATCGACATGGCACTGGAGCACTTCATCACCGTGTTAAAAATCGTGGACCTGGGCACGGTGCAACATGACCAGGCGGATCGCCTGATTGAACTGTACGAGAATCTATCCGACAGCCTGTTGACGAAGGGAGAACCGGAACAGGCAACGGCGTTCGCCAATGCGCTGGTGGAATTCCTCAGCCAGAAGGGGTGGGAGGATAAAGTGAAGGAAGCGCGGGCGCGGCTGGACGCGCTTTCCTACGGCGACCGCACGATGATTCTGGGGGATATTCTCACGGCGGGTTCGGAACAGGTGCTGGAATCGTTGTATTTGAGCCAGGAGTATGCGCGGCGGGGCATGTACACGACGGCCATTGAGGAAAGTTATCGCGCTATTCAGTTGTCGCCTTATTATTTGCCGGCACATTGGCAGCTTGGCGAAATGTTGGCGCGGCAAGACCGACGCGAAGCCGCCTCCGTCAAATTCATGACCATCGGCGATGCCTTCCGCGTGCGCGGCGACGTCAATGGGGCGATCAACGCCTACGAGCGCGTAGTGGAAATCAATCCGCTGGACGTCCCCATCCGCGCCCGCCTGATCGAAATGCTCAAGCGACACGGCCAGATTGACCGCTCCCTGGAGCATTACATGGCCATGGGCAACTCCTACTACCAGTTGGCTCAGGTGGACAAAGCCCGCGAGACCTACCAGGAAGCATTGAAACTGGCCCCTCGCGGCTCCGCGCGACACAACTGGCGCGCGCGCCTGCTGCGCGCCGTCGCCGAGATCGACATGGAACGGCTGGATTGGCGGCGGGCGCTGCTGTCTTATCGGGAACTACGCGCCGCCGCACCGGAAGACGAACGCACGGCAATGGCCTTGATCGACCTCTACTACAAGGTCGGGCAACCGGAAAACGGACTGCGCGAGCTGGACCGCTACCTGATCCAACTGGTTAAGAATCAGCGCGGTGGCAAGTTGCTGGGCATTTTGCAGGACATGGTTAACCAACGTCCACGCGACCCCGGTCTGGTGGATCGGCTGGCGCGCCTCTACTTGCAGCAGAAACGCACCCAGGACGCCATTAACGTGTTAGACAAACTGGGGGAGGCGCAACTAGAGGCGGGTGAAACGGAGAAGGCCGTCGCCACGATTCAGAAGATTATCAAGTTGAAGCCCGCCAACGTTTCCATGTACATTCAGCTTTTGCGGCAGTTGATTCAGCCGAAGCCCTGA
- a CDS encoding aminopeptidase P family protein has translation MNRHTLAIQPSEFAARTAALLAYAAAQGHRAILLFDSTNILYFTGFAFIPTERPIIYALGTDGQQAMFVPRLEVEHVRSMTAVDRVYHYQEYPGSPHPMRHFYQALVEMGIIAAGGTLGADHDGYPWIFGYEGPPLSELSGMTVRNVQGQLNRMQARKSPAELALIRESCKWAHLAHVLLQRYTAVGVTETAASLRASTEATLAMMDTIGPLYRSQSMWSNGPGAGYRGQIGRHAAIPHALANNITFQPGDVLVTGAGCPLWGYHSELERTMFVGEPDARQREMFAHMMTVQEIAFAGMKPNVPCSEVDQAVRAYYDAHNLRPYWKHHSGHAIGLRYHEGPFLDTGDDTLLQPGMVFTVEPGLYVPDLGGFRHSDTVVITENGLEILTYYPRQWEALVIA, from the coding sequence ATGAACCGACACACCCTGGCAATCCAACCTTCTGAGTTCGCGGCGCGCACCGCGGCGCTGCTCGCCTATGCCGCGGCGCAAGGGCATCGCGCCATTCTCCTCTTTGATAGCACCAACATCCTTTACTTCACCGGCTTTGCCTTTATCCCCACGGAGCGCCCCATCATCTATGCCCTCGGCACCGATGGACAGCAGGCGATGTTTGTGCCCCGCCTGGAGGTGGAACACGTGCGCAGCATGACGGCTGTGGACCGCGTTTACCACTACCAGGAGTATCCGGGCAGCCCGCACCCCATGCGCCACTTCTATCAGGCGCTGGTGGAGATGGGCATCATCGCCGCCGGCGGCACGCTGGGCGCCGATCATGACGGCTATCCCTGGATTTTCGGTTACGAAGGTCCCCCATTGAGCGAACTCAGCGGCATGACGGTGCGAAACGTTCAGGGGCAGCTCAATCGGATGCAGGCCCGCAAAAGTCCCGCCGAACTCGCCCTCATTCGTGAAAGCTGCAAATGGGCACATCTGGCCCATGTGCTGCTGCAACGGTACACCGCCGTTGGCGTCACGGAAACGGCCGCCAGCCTGCGCGCCAGCACGGAGGCCACGCTGGCGATGATGGACACGATTGGTCCGCTCTACCGCTCGCAGAGCATGTGGAGCAATGGTCCTGGCGCCGGCTATCGCGGCCAGATCGGACGCCATGCCGCCATTCCCCATGCCCTGGCGAACAACATCACGTTTCAACCGGGGGATGTGTTGGTGACGGGGGCCGGCTGCCCCCTATGGGGCTACCATTCGGAACTGGAGCGCACGATGTTTGTGGGGGAGCCTGATGCGCGGCAGCGGGAGATGTTTGCGCATATGATGACGGTTCAGGAGATTGCTTTTGCCGGCATGAAACCAAACGTCCCCTGCAGCGAAGTAGACCAGGCCGTGCGTGCCTACTACGACGCGCACAACTTGCGACCCTACTGGAAACACCACTCCGGACATGCCATTGGCTTGCGCTACCATGAAGGCCCCTTCCTGGACACCGGCGACGACACCCTCTTGCAGCCGGGCATGGTCTTCACCGTGGAGCCGGGATTGTACGTGCCCGATCTCGGCGGCTTTCGCCATTCAGACACCGTGGTCATAACGGAGAATGGCCTGGAAATCCTCACGTACTACCCGCGCCAATGGGAAGCGCTGGTTATTGCCTAG
- a CDS encoding DUF4926 domain-containing protein yields MIKPAQYDVVEMLQPVLGANLPAGSQGTIVHQYDEEEFEIEFVDEWGETVTLVRLNRQHFLVIWRAEGEESVSVADQVAQLVDRLPENAGTQILNFAHYLSWRTQGLPQTHPV; encoded by the coding sequence ATGATCAAACCTGCTCAATACGACGTCGTGGAAATGCTTCAGCCGGTGCTGGGAGCAAATTTGCCGGCAGGTTCTCAGGGAACCATTGTACATCAATACGACGAAGAAGAATTTGAGATTGAGTTCGTGGACGAATGGGGGGAAACTGTTACCCTGGTACGGCTCAATCGGCAACACTTCCTGGTCATCTGGCGCGCCGAGGGTGAAGAATCTGTTTCCGTGGCCGATCAGGTGGCGCAATTAGTGGATAGGCTGCCGGAAAATGCCGGCACGCAAATACTCAACTTCGCCCATTACCTCTCCTGGCGCACCCAGGGCCTCCCCCAAACGCACCCGGTTTGA
- a CDS encoding TIGR00159 family protein yields the protein MSFTVLPAASGVAVSAKRVDTQTGFVVQNLDYFIRRFGWLDFLDIALVTAVIFGILMLIRGTRAVQILRGVIVVGLVIAVGLTLVDLPALRWLISNTLPALVFAIPVIFHPEIRRALEQLGRTGQYVRLFRRQQENPVITAVSSACLRLSQRRHGALIIFERDTGLQEYIDTGILLAARPSPELLLTIFNKHTELHDGAVIIRGDLITAAACVMPLSTSSLSDRSMGLRHRAALGISEVSDAVALIVSEETGHISIAHNGRIIRQDAGRLEMMLQAFLQNRTNKDDE from the coding sequence ATGTCTTTCACTGTTCTGCCGGCAGCAAGCGGCGTGGCAGTGAGCGCGAAGCGAGTTGACACCCAGACGGGGTTTGTCGTGCAAAATTTGGACTATTTCATCAGACGATTTGGCTGGTTGGATTTCCTGGATATTGCGCTGGTGACAGCCGTTATCTTTGGCATCCTCATGCTTATCCGCGGCACGCGCGCGGTGCAAATTCTGCGCGGGGTGATCGTGGTCGGCCTGGTAATTGCCGTGGGGCTGACGTTGGTGGATTTGCCGGCATTACGCTGGCTCATCAGCAACACCCTACCCGCCCTCGTCTTTGCCATCCCCGTCATCTTCCATCCCGAAATCCGCCGCGCTCTGGAACAACTCGGGCGCACCGGGCAATACGTCCGTCTCTTTCGTCGCCAACAAGAAAACCCCGTCATCACCGCCGTTTCCAGCGCCTGCCTGCGCCTGTCGCAGCGCCGCCACGGCGCTCTGATCATCTTTGAGCGAGACACGGGGCTGCAAGAGTACATCGATACAGGCATCTTGCTGGCGGCCAGGCCATCGCCCGAACTCCTGCTCACCATCTTCAACAAGCACACCGAACTGCACGACGGGGCCGTGATCATTCGCGGCGATCTGATCACCGCCGCCGCCTGCGTGATGCCGTTGAGCACCAGCAGCCTCAGCGACCGCTCCATGGGGCTGCGCCACCGCGCCGCCCTGGGCATCAGTGAAGTCAGCGACGCCGTCGCCTTGATCGTCTCCGAGGAGACGGGTCATATCTCCATTGCGCACAATGGCCGCATCATCCGCCAGGACGCCGGCCGGCTGGAAATGATGCTACAAGCCTTCTTGCAGAACCGCACCAACAAAGACGACGAGTAA